The following proteins come from a genomic window of Acetivibrio cellulolyticus CD2:
- a CDS encoding thiamine-binding protein, whose product MAIVNVSLQVIPNVPESQIYPVVDKVIDMIAKSGVKYEVGPMETTMEGELDLLMEIVKKAQGICVSEGASRVCSVVKIDYKEEGVTMDEKISKYR is encoded by the coding sequence ATGGCAATTGTTAATGTGTCACTGCAAGTTATTCCAAATGTGCCTGAAAGTCAGATTTATCCTGTTGTGGATAAAGTCATTGATATGATAGCTAAAAGCGGTGTCAAGTATGAAGTTGGACCAATGGAAACCACAATGGAGGGTGAACTCGACCTCCTTATGGAAATTGTCAAGAAAGCACAAGGAATATGTGTGTCTGAAGGCGCAAGCAGAGTTTGTTCTGTAGTTAAAATTGATTACAAAGAGGAAGGCGTGACCATGGATGAAAAGATTTCGAAATACAGATAA